One genomic window of Oncorhynchus kisutch isolate 150728-3 linkage group LG24, Okis_V2, whole genome shotgun sequence includes the following:
- the LOC116356987 gene encoding hyaluronidase PH-20-like has translation MLEVLGPYAVNVTTAVSLCQGRGHCLRHKSKSSAYLHLPPFNFLMTERKVEMVQVTDQLDPGNLEAWKRDLKCQCYESLEGPVTDEVLKDRAEVRAQIALPARLNPPLLSELNQETSPTLALLNHSGPSLTAPLLPLLLVLTTALSLRSSGISLCSG, from the coding sequence ATGCTTGAGGTTCTGGGCCCGTATGCCGTCAACGTGACCACAGCCGTTTCCCTATGCCAGGGGCGTGGCCACTGCTTGCGCCACAAATCCAAGAGCTCCGCCTACCTGCACCTGCCGCCCTTCAACTTTCTGATgacagagaggaaggtagagatgGTGCAGGTCACGGACCAGCTGGACCCTGGCAACCTGGAGGCCTGGAAGAGGGACTTAAAGTGCCAGTGTTATGAGTCCCTGGAGGGGCCAGTCACCGATGAGGTCCTCAAGGACAGGGCTGAGGTCAGGGCACAGATTGCCCTTCCAGCCAGACTGAATCCCCCCTTATTGAGTGAGCTGAACCAGGAAACCAGCCCCACCCTCGCTCTCTTGAACCACAGTGGACCGTCACTCACTGCACCTCTCCTACCTCTACTGCTGGTATTAACCACAGCTTTAAGCCTTAGGAGTTCAGGCATAAGTCTGTGTTCAGGCTGA
- the LOC109869208 gene encoding BLOC-1-related complex subunit 6-like, with the protein MSLFPVIDTYVPEAANGVDTPDSPGSCSENGPHIYSPTTPSQLLKFGGRVPRPGHGSLDGTPEETENCVDGERACHVQEDPIDTPHNYMSHSDKHKDALLSQPSRPTATCAADTNPHAAPQDMSLTGPLQTDEPLNDVLSRDSQHTATATSIPSKATAPQRDTPSADRLLSETEHTEPCNCCSVETEEEKQEEESQEQHSGNTQEEVSAQLREEPSAAAPSPSSAPAKRNSSDSSPCPPHVMAQVHVRNVPERERIVRGMQDSKSLDEISQACGGGGGSRGGQPEGRRATISSALELEGTVSHDGDLTHFICRNLEQKIKMSSKPSLDCDCDSDCSGSISSRGRGSSLRQPADIPPIDPAVLVDLQRHTQDVAHSVELMMRSLNGTIQNMTALSVGYIQTYRDSVDSLGESVDMSIKGMYTLMARCEELDRSMQPIHTLAAQIRDIKRTLDALEAICK; encoded by the exons ATGAGCCTCTTCCCTGTGATTGACACATATGTGCCGGAAGCAGCCAATGGGGTGGATACACCAGACTCCCCTGGATCCTGCAGTGAGAATGGCCCGCACATCTACTCCCCTACTACCCCCTCGCAGCTCCTGAAGTTTGGGGGCAGGGTGCCAAGGCCTGGGCACGGATCCCTTGATGGGACCCCTGAAGAGACTGAGAACtgtgtggatggagagagagcatgccATGTACAAGAAGACCCCATAGACACTCCTCACAACTACATGTCCCATTCGGACAAACACAAAGATGCGCTCCTATCACAGCCCTCCCGCCCCACTGCCACATGCGCGGCAGACACAAACCCACACGCGGCCCCTCAAGACATGTCCCTCACTGGACCCCTCCAAACAGATGAGCCCCTAAATGATGTTCTGTCTAGAGACTCACAGCATACCGCCACTGCAACAAGCATTCCATCCAAAGCCACAGCCCCACAGAGGGACACTCCCAGTGCAGACAGACTTCTgtcagagacagaacacacagagcCTTGTAACTGCTGTTCTGTTGAAAcggaggaggagaagcaggaggaggagagccAGGAGCAGCATTCAGGAAACACCCAGGAGGAAGTCTCAGCTCAG CTTAGAGAGGAGCCCTCAGCAGCAGCTCCCAGCCCAAGCTCTGCCCCAGCCAAGAGGAATTCATCAGACAGCAGCCCCTGCCCGCCCCACGTCATGGCCCAGGTGCATGTGCGGAACGTCCCCGAGCGGGAGCGCATCGTCCGGGGCATGCAGGACAGCAAGAGTCTGGATGAGATCAGCCAGGCGTGCGGGGGAGGGGGTGGCAGCCGGGGGGGCCAACCAGAGGGCCGCAGGGCCACCATCTCCTCTGCCCTAGAGCTGGAGGGAACAGTCAGCCACGACGGGGACCTGACCCACTTCATCTGCCGCAACCTGGAGCAGAAGATCAAGATGAGCTCCAAGCCCAGCCtggactgtgactgtgact CGGACTGCTCGGGTTCCATCAGTAGCAGGGGTCGGGGGTCGTCGTTGCGGCAGCCGGCAGACATCCCTCCCATCGACCCTGCTGTCCTGGTGGACCTACAGAGACACACTCAGGATGTTGCCCACAGTGTGGAGCTGATGATGCGCAGCCTCAACGGAACCATCCAGAAT ATGACAGCGCTGAGTGTGGGATACATCCAAACCTACAGAGACTCAGTGGACAGCCTGGGGGAGTCTGTTGACATGAGCATAAAG GGAATGTACACGCTGATGGCGCGCTGTGAGGAGCTTGATCGTTCCATGCAGCCTATCCACACCCTGGCTGCCCAGATCCGGGACATCAAGCGCACCCTGGATGCCCTGGAAGCTATTTGCAAGTAG